One window from the genome of Crassostrea angulata isolate pt1a10 chromosome 2, ASM2561291v2, whole genome shotgun sequence encodes:
- the LOC128174178 gene encoding uncharacterized protein LOC128174178 yields the protein MTLKEIKVRWQKNSSFDPYFALDGDDATDIKTDLEPSKETQILQKDGHGKPSMLRKLLSPPTSTITAPTPRVTSEKGELREADTSNQTRRTNKRKFETMAGPMESQTQNKENDFVETFRHKRPQKYAALERRCRSSNTKNERPLLGEELSALQQLIDCMVKDLAQSAILVNYITDYIKKNCKKRVAFKTL from the exons ATGACCCTAAAGGAGATCAAGGTTAG ATGGCAGAAGAATTCTTCGTTCGACCCATATTTTGCTTTGGATGGGGATGATGCCACGGACATCAAAACTGATTTGGAGCCAAGTAAGGAGACGCAGATTCTCCAAAAAGACGGGCATGGGAAACCGAGTATGTTGAGGAAATTGCTAAG tccaCCAACCTCAACGATAACAGCCCCCACCCCCAGAGTAACGTCAGAAAAAGGGGAGTTGAGAGAGGCGGACACGTCAAATCAAACAAGACGAACCAACAAAAGAAAGTTTGAAACTATGGCTGGGCCAATGGAAAGTCAAACTCAGAATAAAGAGAACGATTTTGTGGAAACATTTAG ACATAAGAGACCTCAAAAGTACGCTGCGCTGGAGAGGAGGTGTAGAAGTTCTAACACCAAAAATGAAAGACCCTTGCTGGGAGAAGAACTCTCTGCTCTCCAGCAGCTGATAGACTGTATGGTAAAAGATCTGGCCCAGTCGGCCATCTTAGTAAATTACATTACagattatattaaaaaaaactgtaaaaaaagagTTGCATTTAAAACTCTGTGA